In a genomic window of Thiosocius teredinicola:
- a CDS encoding multiheme c-type cytochrome: MSKLLRSTAVVLYALGSLFSFSSVVLAEETVRNVSSEVCQSCHKDIYRQWKGSMHAQSTALADPIHATFYKKVVGDPLADGVKMKNGNFPVCLQCHAPNAALENATKLDTKVSYQEGVNCVACHTLKSYKGINAPGGKLRLGMKAYETVDNLQGPAGFTHGLQELTASNDMFGGAGSNDDSKPNPHLGEGVTLEGKDIPSLPLEANAGLLKSNGACMGCHDKRNNAHGVPLCATGNEYMVSKSDVTCQYCHMPMVDNSADHSMGGGHDGGMLKRSIVFTMDAKKDGGKVLVEAKLKNQQPHALPTGAPFRNIVFKLAAYDEQGNKVWESSPEHPAKDDPQAYFAYLLSDDAGKDAMPPTATQLGADTRLRPHEERTLSYEIPADNVALVRGEVHYNLLWKVLADQFQHLPEDLRSPRTIAVAETRF, from the coding sequence ATGTCGAAGCTTCTGCGTTCGACTGCAGTGGTGTTGTATGCACTGGGGTCACTTTTCTCATTTTCCAGCGTTGTTCTAGCAGAGGAGACGGTACGCAACGTATCGTCGGAAGTCTGTCAGAGCTGTCATAAAGATATCTATCGTCAATGGAAGGGTTCCATGCACGCGCAGAGTACGGCGCTGGCGGACCCGATTCATGCCACCTTCTACAAGAAAGTCGTCGGCGACCCGTTGGCCGATGGCGTCAAGATGAAGAACGGCAATTTCCCGGTTTGTCTGCAGTGTCATGCGCCGAATGCGGCGCTCGAAAATGCGACCAAGCTGGATACCAAGGTGTCGTACCAGGAAGGCGTCAACTGTGTCGCTTGCCATACCTTGAAGTCATACAAGGGCATCAATGCACCGGGCGGTAAGTTGCGGCTGGGAATGAAGGCCTATGAAACGGTCGACAACCTGCAAGGGCCGGCCGGTTTCACGCATGGGTTGCAAGAGCTGACCGCATCGAATGACATGTTCGGCGGGGCCGGCAGCAACGACGACAGCAAGCCGAATCCACATCTTGGTGAAGGCGTGACGCTTGAAGGCAAAGACATCCCGTCGCTGCCGTTGGAGGCGAATGCCGGGCTGCTCAAGTCGAATGGCGCCTGCATGGGGTGTCACGACAAGCGCAACAACGCCCACGGTGTGCCTTTGTGTGCGACCGGCAACGAGTATATGGTCAGTAAGAGTGATGTGACCTGTCAGTATTGCCACATGCCGATGGTCGACAACTCGGCCGATCACAGCATGGGTGGCGGCCATGATGGCGGCATGCTCAAGCGCAGCATCGTGTTCACGATGGATGCGAAGAAAGACGGCGGCAAGGTGCTGGTCGAGGCAAAGCTGAAGAACCAGCAGCCGCATGCACTGCCGACGGGTGCGCCGTTCCGCAACATCGTGTTCAAGCTGGCTGCCTACGATGAGCAGGGCAACAAGGTATGGGAAAGCTCGCCCGAGCACCCGGCGAAAGACGATCCGCAGGCCTACTTCGCTTACCTGCTGTCGGACGATGCAGGCAAGGACGCGATGCCGCCGACGGCGACCCAGCTGGGAGCGGATACCCGTCTGCGCCCACACGAGGAGCGGACCCTGTCGTACGAGATTCCCGCCGACAACGTGGCGCTCGTCAGGGGCGAGGTGCACTACAACCTGCTGTGGAAGGTCCTGGCCGACCAGTTCCAACACCTGCCAGAAGACCTGAGATCGCCGCGCACGATTGCGGTCGCCGAAACGCGATTCTGA